The Syngnathus typhle isolate RoL2023-S1 ecotype Sweden linkage group LG16, RoL_Styp_1.0, whole genome shotgun sequence genome includes a region encoding these proteins:
- the LOC133169320 gene encoding uncharacterized protein LOC133169320 isoform X2: MRERDFMPNMERGKPATYTGDKKAKMAAKTNKNLIWKPTSASSSASAAKPGVTVPPANITANVSEWNSTQLSVNHTARQGSTQHTRAFQWDHSEESDDLADGLYASPRAATQRSGSVDEETQVEGEEEKDPGDRVERDPGQVASDATTAPPSSGSRSE, translated from the exons ATGAGAGAGCGGGACTTTATGCCCAATATGGAGAGGGGCAAACCTGCCACTTATACAGGGGACAAAAAGGCCAAGATGGCTGCTAAAACCAATAAGAA CCTCATCTGGAAGCCCACCAGCGCATCCTCGTCCGCATCCGCTGCTAAACCGGGGGTCACGGTTCCCCCGGCGAACATCACCGCTAACGTGTCCGAGTGGAACTCCACGCAGTTGTCAGTCAACCACACCGCCAGGCAGGGCTCGACCCAGCACACCCGGGCTTTTCAATGGGACCACAGCGAGGAGAGCGACGATTTGGCGGATGGACTTTACGCGTCGCCCCGCGCAGCCACGCAGAGATCGGGAAGTGTGGACGAGGAGACGCAAGTGGAGGGGGAGGAAGAGAAGGATCCAGGAGATCGAGTGGAACGTGATCCGGGTCAGGTAGCCTCTGATGCGACCACCGCGCCACCGAGCTCCGGGTCGAGATCTGAGTGA
- the LOC133169320 gene encoding uncharacterized protein LOC133169320 isoform X1 has translation MRERDFMPNMERGKPATYTGDKKAKMAAKTNKKWVRLATVFAYVLSVSLAAIILAIYYSLIWKPTSASSSASAAKPGVTVPPANITANVSEWNSTQLSVNHTARQGSTQHTRAFQWDHSEESDDLADGLYASPRAATQRSGSVDEETQVEGEEEKDPGDRVERDPGQVASDATTAPPSSGSRSE, from the coding sequence ATGAGAGAGCGGGACTTTATGCCCAATATGGAGAGGGGCAAACCTGCCACTTATACAGGGGACAAAAAGGCCAAGATGGCTGCTAAAACCAATAAGAAGTGGGTGAGACTAGCCACGGTCTTTGCTTATGTATTGTCCGTGTCTTTAGCGGCCATCATCCTGGCTATTTATTACAGCCTCATCTGGAAGCCCACCAGCGCATCCTCGTCCGCATCCGCTGCTAAACCGGGGGTCACGGTTCCCCCGGCGAACATCACCGCTAACGTGTCCGAGTGGAACTCCACGCAGTTGTCAGTCAACCACACCGCCAGGCAGGGCTCGACCCAGCACACCCGGGCTTTTCAATGGGACCACAGCGAGGAGAGCGACGATTTGGCGGATGGACTTTACGCGTCGCCCCGCGCAGCCACGCAGAGATCGGGAAGTGTGGACGAGGAGACGCAAGTGGAGGGGGAGGAAGAGAAGGATCCAGGAGATCGAGTGGAACGTGATCCGGGTCAGGTAGCCTCTGATGCGACCACCGCGCCACCGAGCTCCGGGTCGAGATCTGAGTGA